The genomic stretch TAAGCTTATTTTaggctgctttgaaacaacctTTCAATTtgctttacaaataaattttaatttaattttaattttcaaaaatgtatgatGTATCTTAAATTCTAATACACCAATGCTGAgtaaagtaaatattaaaacagaataGACACTGTAATCTTAATACgaattaaacatttgttttagaTGTATGATGACAACTAATAGTTTAATTGTgataaaaatttaattactaTTTCTGTACAtctttattatgaaaatattgatCCCTTTTTCAGCGGGTCTAAAACAATGTGACGCAAATTCACATTAGCTGTGCATTGTCAATGACGCTGTTCTAGAATCTCTAGCTGATGTCTCAGTTTCCTTAATGGCAgaattgtgtttttaatggATGTGTGAACAAAAGACAAGCCCCTCCTTTCACAGAACCACTGCCCTGCTCTATTTGAGAGGACTCAAGGAGAAAGGTATAAATACAAGTCGAACCTATCCTCAGGCACAAGCTTCACTTGAGCATTTCATGATAAATCCATCTACCTTAACCTCTCAATTTACTACGATGCAACACCTCAATAACCGGGCAGAAAATCAGCTGGGCAGTACAGTAGCGTGTGAGCTGGATAACTTTGGGAAAGGAGCCTGGGTGAATCAGGCCTACAGTGGCTCTCCTGCACCCATCAGACGCCCCATCAGCACCATCTACGACCCTCAGCCCATGTTTCACAGTTCTTTGGAGAACATGAACCAACTGAATCTGCCTAATCCCTATTTGGCTGAGGATAAAGTGCGAACCCACCCCACTGAGGAGAAGAAGTCTGGATGCTGCTCCTTTTTCTTGAAAGCCATCAAAGGTAAGGGAGGATCCATGCATCTTTATATTTTCCATGATATGATTATTCTAGATTTACTTTAGCACTgttagcttttatttattaatattattattattatattattattattccatgTTTACTattcagttattattattattattccatttGTTTGAGTGTTGCTAATattgttttcataatttattatgaatgcaataaaatacatatttgtatttaatatacactaaaaaatgctgggttaaaaacaacccaactgaaaatggacaaacccggcgactgggttgttttaacccagcgtttggtttaaatgtttgcccaacctgctgggcagttttatttaactcaactattgtttaaaaatgactatatggctggcttaaaatgaacccaaaataggttttTAACTcatcattttttagagtgtcgaaatatttttaatatattcagttgtaaaattttaaattactttttttaaaacttgcaataataattaaataataaatacatcactattttaagttaataaaaaataaatgtaagtaaataaatatatataaaagtgtttgtttcgGTTTGGTAGGACTGTGGGGAACAGCTCTAAGAAAAGACACAAAGGAGAATCCTGAGCTCAATGTCAAAGCAAATCTCAAAGAACTGCTCATCTACATTGTTTTCCTAGTGGATTTGTGTCTGTGTAAGTATTAGGTCggttgtttaatatatttatccctgtctctctgtctgcaTGTAGTATTTTTACCTGTTAGGACCACCTGGCGGAGTTTGAAACCACTATATGGATTAATTGATAATGGATAAATATAGCGCTGTAGCTGTGAATATTAAGTGTCATAAATACATCCATTAAAACATTAgcatgtgtaaatgtaaaactctCAAAATGTCATTAGCTTgctcttttctctttttgatTGTACTGGCTGTATTCCAAACTAATCCCATGGTTTTCAATTATATTGGGCTCCATTATGATCAGAGATGTGTATCAGCCTAAGTGCTTGTTATAAAATGTCCACTGCTCCCGTGTTACAACACAGCATTGTCCAGGGGAAAATTAGGCCTGAAAGGAACACAAGCGGTACCCTGCTGTCTTTTACTGATAAGAGCTCAGGTCAGGCAATTGAGGCTTTGTCTGTGCTGGAGTCACATTGTTCAAAGAGGGCTATTTGTGTGTGCTCAAACAAATAACCCTCCCCTCATCTGTGGCCGCAGCTTTCATGACGTGAGCACTGCTAATGGATGAAACTTGAATGAATTGATGTCCTTTATCTGTGTGGAGGGTGAATGCTGTAGCACGTCTGTGCAAAGTTCAATAAGTGATGTGAATGTCGACTGATAATAATCATGTTCTCGTGCAGTGACCTATGGCATGACCAGCAGCGCCACCTACTATTATACAAAAGCTATGACCGATCTATTTGTGAACTTACCGGGTGGCAGCGGAATCAGCTTTTCCTCCATTGGCAGCGTGAATGATGTCTGGACGGTGAGTTTTCGTGGCTTTTCTATAGTGAAAAATAAGGGTTTAGGTGTATTTAAGTAGGCCTGTtacatcattttaataataaacattattttcctggtgattttttaaagtacattaaataaagttaataaGGAAACATAAATTCCAAGTTTTGGATGTTGCTGTTAtataattttcatgttttattataaagtatactttattaaatgtttgcctTTGCCTGGCTCTACATTCACTTATACTGTTAGCTTTTAGCTAAAACGTTTTTGCTAATAtggtttatttgatttttaatatttttatttaaacaattttaatattttaaaatactgttaactgtttatataatattaattatttaggcCTATTGTAGTTTTAAGTACGTTTATTTAGTGTTAACatcataataaatgtttgttataTTCATGGGACAAATCCAGTAGTCTTACTATGATTTTTCTTGAATCTTTGCAGTACATGGAGGGCCCATTACTTGACAGCCTGTACTGGACTAAGTGGTATAATGATGAGCCTCTTCAGAACGAAAATCAGTCCTTTATTTACTATGAGAATTTGTTGTTAGGAGTCCCCCGTATTCGACAGCTCAAAGTGAAGAGCAACTCCTGCAAGGTGCACAAAGACTTTCAGCAGGAGATCTCCGAGTGTTTTGATGTGTACAAAGACAAGAAGGAGGATGACAGCATGTTTGGACTGATCAACGGAACAGCGTGAGTGACATTTATGATTGGCAACAGTTGTATTTCTCTCTTCAAGGGttgaaatgtgtttatttattaaatataatctcATTTTTCTTCAGCTGGCAGTACCACTCAGAAAAGGAGATCAAAGGGTCAAGTCACTGGGGGTTACTGACCACATACAGCGGAGCAGGATATTACCAAGACCTGGCAAAGACCAAAGAAGAGAGTACTGCTATTCTGAAGGACCTCAAAGACAACCTGTGGCTTGATCGTGGAACTCGAGTTCTTTTCATTGACTTCACGGCATACAATGCCAACATCAATCTCTTCTGTGTTGTAAGGTACTTGACCTAAACAAAgatcatatataaacattaatttaaaatgttttgcatttgcATGTCCAAAATTAGTGAAATTAGttagtgaataaaataaattctctACATCTGTTATTTAACATAAGCTGTCCTTTTCAATGTACAAGACAGACAAAAAAGGCCCTATTCCTGATTACAtaggttcattttaattatgtatttatataaacaataaatatgaaacatataaaataattaaatataaaatgttaatatagaATAAACAATCTGGTGTCATTTTgttattgcattatattatttataaaacaataaataatagttttcttctttcttcagaCTGGTGGTTGAATTTCCAGCTACCGGTGGAGCAATTCCATCCTACCAGATCCGCACTGTAAAGCTGATTCGTTACGTCACCACCTGGGATTTCTTCATCATCGGCTGCGAGATACTGTTCTGTGTCTTCATACTCTATTACATTGTGGAGGAGATTCTGGAATTCCGAATCCACAAACTGTCCCATTTCAACAGCATCTGGAACATTCTAGATTTAGTGGTGATACTGGTAGGAGAAAATCAGATCATATCAGTATCAGATATCACTTTATATCAAACATATTTGAAAGATTTTATTTATagctataataataaaaaatcatcataTAATTTGGCAAATATTACTTGACAAGAGTAAACTCTAATAGTAATAGTGCTCTTTTTAACAGCTTGCTGTGGTGGCGATAATCTTCAGTGCCTTTCGGACCATCAAAGTGGATGAGTTACTTGGAAACCTTCTGAAACAACCTGACATCTATGCTGATTTTGAATTTCTTGCATTTTGGCAAACCCAGTACAACAATATGAATGCAGtaaatttgttttttgcttGGATTaaggtaatttttttattactaagtttttaaaataacatactgAGAAATCTagtcacactttatatttgaTGTCTTTAACTACCTTAAATGTtaatgcacttattgtttgtGTTGTATTGTAAACCACTTtagctgctattgaggtgggatacgcgtaacactgtgtctacaccaaaagcaaacagaacccattataatcagtgatgctgtctacactggatgcggcgcgacAACAAATTAcagacagtaaactgatgccccgttctatttctgatgtaCTGCTCATGCTACTTCTGTTCTGACACAAagaacaaatggatttgcaatggTCACTTTGTCTCGTCCAGTCAGTGTAGACAGCCTCACGGCGCAGCGTGACGCAACGGTGTAGACACGGTATTAggttagtcaagtcaagtcacatttatttatatagcgctttatacaatacagattgttttaaagcagctttacaatgttaaacaggaaaataaggATTCATTGATGCAAAAAGAATTAAATTCTGCTTTAAATCAGTTCTAAAAAGACAGtagtaaacagtcattattcagctgAAATCAATTCAGTGATTCATTTGGGTTCAATAACTATAAACTACATAATTTATGAAATAAGCTCAATTTGgctataaagcagttctgcagatCCAGTTAAGTtgagttctcatccaataggtAAATcaatattgctgaatattaagaGACAGGTTTGGGaagggaagggtcaacagtgtaattatagatatatttaaagaaattaattacagctgtaattacaagcaggtattttttaaatataagtacaatgtaaaaacatatagGCTATGTACACAGTAAGTGCATtgtattaaatgattaatttaaatgttagtacgtagtagttaaagacattttaactaaaaaattattttatattaaatgacCCATTTTGATATGATGGCTTCAATGTCTGCAGATCTTCAAGTACATCAGTTTCAATAAGACGATGACCCAGCTTACGTCAACCCTGGCTCGGTGTGCATTAGACATCTTTGGATTTGCCATTATGTTCTTCATTGTGTTCTTTGCATATGCTCAGTTGGGTTACCTGCTCTTTGGAATGGAAGTAGAAACATTCAGCACATTTAACAAGTGCATGTAAGAATTTCTGATAAAACTATAAAATttctgataaaataaaaaattgatgcattaaaaaacctttatggaaaatgtaattttttttc from Ctenopharyngodon idella isolate HZGC_01 chromosome 13, HZGC01, whole genome shotgun sequence encodes the following:
- the pkd2l1 gene encoding polycystic kidney disease 2-like 1 protein yields the protein MINPSTLTSQFTTMQHLNNRAENQLGSTVACELDNFGKGAWVNQAYSGSPAPIRRPISTIYDPQPMFHSSLENMNQLNLPNPYLAEDKVRTHPTEEKKSGCCSFFLKAIKGLWGTALRKDTKENPELNVKANLKELLIYIVFLVDLCLLTYGMTSSATYYYTKAMTDLFVNLPGGSGISFSSIGSVNDVWTYMEGPLLDSLYWTKWYNDEPLQNENQSFIYYENLLLGVPRIRQLKVKSNSCKVHKDFQQEISECFDVYKDKKEDDSMFGLINGTAWQYHSEKEIKGSSHWGLLTTYSGAGYYQDLAKTKEESTAILKDLKDNLWLDRGTRVLFIDFTAYNANINLFCVVRLVVEFPATGGAIPSYQIRTVKLIRYVTTWDFFIIGCEILFCVFILYYIVEEILEFRIHKLSHFNSIWNILDLVVILLAVVAIIFSAFRTIKVDELLGNLLKQPDIYADFEFLAFWQTQYNNMNAVNLFFAWIKIFKYISFNKTMTQLTSTLARCALDIFGFAIMFFIVFFAYAQLGYLLFGMEVETFSTFNKCIFTQFRIILGDFNYDAIDRANRVLGPIYFFSYVFFVFFVLLNMFLAIINDTYSEVKSELASQKDEFQISDLIKQSYAKTFMKLKLKKEKISDVQKALDGGSSELEFKDFRDALKGMGHADHEISAAFSRFDQDGNQTLDKQEQEKMKQELEEKRDALNAELRNLENSVEPTEDHRNKVPLEDFQRLVHKVAQLENAVTTIMSKLDAVMEKMRLQTFNTENRDMDKQTARDDESRPASGGNIQVNLERVLAQGPPSWSLGGPMGNMRNRLHPDVGWPVVSENSSSARH